The Sediminispirochaeta bajacaliforniensis DSM 16054 genome has a segment encoding these proteins:
- a CDS encoding SDR family NAD(P)-dependent oxidoreductase — translation MESTQKGYALITGGGSGLGLEMAKLLAARSYPLILCGRRKEVLASGAQECLTCGAPKVKIIPCDLVEEGAIERLAEEVSALCTEEDTPLEILVNNAGRGLFGPVIKQNKDDLAAMIKLNIESLANMCRLFVPMLTDRGKGNVLNVGSLAGGQPMPFFAGYGATKSFVHTFTLALRAELYGSGVSVTLLEPGFIRTGFDVAAGIESQKYRSFSFRKGMSADRVARSAVRALLAGKARVIPGFGNQISAFFGALLSDTFLATIMRISVMGLTGKKE, via the coding sequence ATGGAAAGCACCCAAAAAGGATACGCCTTAATAACAGGAGGGGGGTCCGGGCTTGGTCTGGAAATGGCAAAATTGCTGGCTGCCCGATCCTATCCTCTTATTCTCTGCGGACGAAGGAAAGAGGTTCTTGCTTCAGGGGCACAAGAGTGCCTTACATGCGGCGCTCCGAAGGTTAAGATCATACCTTGCGATCTCGTCGAAGAGGGGGCAATAGAACGGCTTGCCGAAGAGGTTTCCGCCCTCTGTACCGAGGAAGATACGCCGCTGGAGATATTGGTAAACAATGCGGGAAGAGGGCTTTTTGGTCCTGTGATCAAACAAAACAAAGACGACCTCGCCGCAATGATCAAATTGAATATAGAGTCCCTAGCAAACATGTGTCGGCTTTTTGTACCGATGCTAACGGATAGAGGAAAGGGAAACGTCCTGAATGTCGGCTCCCTTGCGGGAGGACAGCCGATGCCCTTTTTCGCCGGCTATGGTGCGACAAAAAGCTTTGTTCACACCTTTACTCTTGCCTTGCGGGCGGAGTTATACGGCAGCGGAGTTTCCGTCACCTTGCTGGAGCCGGGATTCATACGAACAGGATTCGATGTAGCTGCCGGAATCGAAAGCCAGAAGTACCGCAGCTTTTCATTTCGGAAGGGGATGTCTGCCGACCGAGTTGCGCGCTCGGCGGTCAGGGCGCTGCTTGCCGGAAAGGCAAGGGTGATACCTGGCTTCGGCAACCAAATTTCGGCATTCTTCGGGGCATTGCTCTCCGACACCTTTCTTGCGACAATTATGCGAATTTCAGTTATGGGCCTTACCGGCAAAAAGGAATAG
- a CDS encoding sensor histidine kinase — protein MRNLNDKNCGSAYSRSDFFASLAVRYLQFPLGEIDYRQVGHDLVSLSGAQSVFLNLYVADKHCIETKAFASSLAEGAVPSCGPSFVGRSWPVDDAAGKIFTSSELIPVNAETGGGSDTMAHSLFSRFGEVGLWALGLFHDGRFLGNFFMVFDEGRQKPDRNGIGTFAEIVVHLLLRKERERQLQQNLTEKDLILRESHHRIKNNLSLISSLVALQGELLSPELAGLLYPIINRINAIVLIHEQLHEAGSDGKRVCFEAYVKRLVGELADSFRSDYSGIMLSLLRADHALFEDGTAIPLGIILTELVMNSFKHAFEGLSGGRIDVSFMCEDRTAQLIVQDDGRGMVSSEIPKPDRVGASLGLVLVESLTAQLQGHWEQSMGENGRGLKNIVAFPLP, from the coding sequence ATGAGAAACCTTAATGATAAAAACTGTGGATCTGCTTATTCACGGTCGGATTTTTTTGCTTCGCTTGCGGTACGATATCTTCAATTTCCCTTAGGGGAGATCGACTATCGACAAGTAGGTCATGATCTTGTCTCTCTTTCAGGTGCTCAATCTGTCTTCCTCAATCTATATGTGGCAGATAAACATTGTATTGAAACCAAGGCCTTCGCTTCTTCCCTTGCAGAGGGTGCGGTGCCTTCTTGCGGCCCCTCTTTTGTCGGCCGATCTTGGCCTGTTGATGATGCGGCTGGTAAGATTTTTACATCCTCCGAGCTCATCCCTGTTAATGCCGAAACCGGTGGAGGGTCGGATACCATGGCACATAGTCTTTTTTCCCGTTTCGGGGAAGTCGGACTATGGGCTCTCGGCCTGTTCCATGATGGACGGTTTTTGGGGAATTTCTTCATGGTATTTGATGAAGGGAGGCAGAAACCGGATAGAAACGGTATCGGCACCTTTGCCGAGATTGTGGTTCACCTGCTGTTGCGAAAAGAGAGGGAGCGGCAATTGCAGCAGAACCTTACGGAGAAGGATCTGATCCTCAGGGAATCCCATCATCGCATTAAGAATAATCTTTCGCTTATATCCAGCCTTGTCGCCTTGCAGGGAGAACTCCTTTCTCCTGAGCTGGCAGGCTTGCTGTATCCGATAATCAACAGGATCAATGCTATTGTATTGATCCACGAGCAGCTCCACGAGGCGGGTAGCGATGGAAAACGGGTTTGTTTTGAAGCATATGTGAAACGTCTGGTGGGAGAGCTTGCCGATTCTTTTCGTTCTGACTACTCCGGAATAATGCTCTCACTTCTTCGTGCCGACCATGCCCTTTTTGAGGATGGGACCGCTATTCCCCTTGGCATTATTTTGACCGAGCTGGTAATGAACTCCTTTAAACACGCCTTTGAGGGCTTGTCTGGAGGACGAATAGATGTTTCTTTTATGTGTGAAGACCGGACCGCCCAATTGATTGTGCAAGACGATGGCAGGGGCATGGTCAGTTCGGAAATACCAAAACCGGACAGAGTAGGGGCCTCGCTCGGGCTTGTTTTGGTGGAATCCCTGACTGCTCAACTTCAGGGGCACTGGGAACAATCGATGGGCGAGAACGGCAGAGGATTGAAGAATATCGTTGCTTTCCCTCTACCGTGA
- a CDS encoding carbohydrate ABC transporter permease, producing the protein MQRYIEGRSQPFSWFLYILPALLVYLVFLAYPLFSSMLASFMTGNHAQIQTFVGFDNYVRLFTEEELSTRYFSAFRNTVIFFAIHMLVQNVLGMLFANLLQNKHLKGRKFYQTIIFIPATLAIIVTGYLWKLILNPQWGAFNLVLKALGSEHANFPWLGTPGVSLVVISLVSSWQWVGIPTMFFISALGNIPDELYEAAAISGASPWQVFTNIKLPLIMPTVGVVSTLTFVNNFNAFDVVFAMENVNGAPDYSTDILGTFFYRTGIAGQHPIGIPDRGMGAAVATVTFVVLIIGVALIRHITVKQDEA; encoded by the coding sequence ATGCAGCGATATATTGAAGGGCGGAGTCAACCCTTTTCCTGGTTTCTTTACATTCTCCCGGCTTTGCTTGTCTATCTTGTATTTCTTGCCTATCCCCTTTTCAGCTCCATGCTGGCCAGCTTCATGACGGGCAATCATGCTCAGATTCAAACCTTCGTGGGATTTGACAACTATGTTCGTCTCTTTACCGAAGAGGAACTTTCCACGCGTTATTTCTCGGCCTTCAGAAATACCGTTATCTTTTTCGCCATCCACATGCTGGTTCAGAATGTTCTGGGGATGTTGTTTGCCAACCTCCTGCAAAACAAACATTTGAAGGGGCGCAAATTCTATCAAACGATCATTTTTATTCCCGCTACCCTGGCCATTATCGTTACAGGCTATCTCTGGAAGCTGATTCTGAATCCACAGTGGGGTGCCTTTAACCTTGTTCTTAAGGCCCTCGGATCCGAGCACGCAAATTTCCCCTGGCTCGGCACCCCTGGAGTCTCCCTGGTCGTTATTTCGCTGGTTTCTTCCTGGCAGTGGGTTGGTATCCCGACGATGTTTTTTATTTCCGCCTTGGGGAATATCCCGGATGAATTGTACGAAGCTGCCGCGATAAGCGGAGCTTCACCGTGGCAGGTCTTTACCAACATCAAATTGCCTCTCATCATGCCCACAGTGGGGGTCGTCTCGACTCTCACCTTTGTGAACAACTTCAACGCCTTTGATGTTGTATTTGCCATGGAGAATGTAAATGGTGCTCCCGATTATTCGACGGATATTCTCGGGACCTTCTTTTATCGAACCGGTATTGCGGGACAGCATCCCATCGGTATCCCCGATCGGGGAATGGGAGCGGCAGTGGCTACCGTTACCTTTGTGGTACTGATCATTGGGGTGGCCCTGATTCGTCATATCACTGTTAAGCAAGATGAGGCCTGA
- a CDS encoding tetratricopeptide repeat protein, whose amino-acid sequence MEVPIIYPDRKRLEVAYRKRLPCLEQEREGLELQLKNLLQTEEIKATVKGRIKAFDSYYAKLLRKLASTPVESLSEQEIDTLIQDLVGVRILTPFLESVTDIERLVRGRFSVFEVERKGEEQSFCEFGYRSIHLNIRLDSGQVCEIQIRTILQDAWAEVEHELVYKGSFSPFDEPLKRKLAALNATLSLSDIIFQEVRDYQRKLNRELRHRRETFERQVKTELSGTSPLTMMENLPSHENIDDLDQLLLHALQVHNSGDYGGAVALYGKILAGPLSKEIRVITLMHRGMARFADADYAGAEEDFLAALSLEGHRGKAHYYLGILYRVTGRPGQALKAFSTALEINPYHFESLLGSARALYDLGDTEEALSCCDNALRLVPDDEAALLLRRTVVRKLGL is encoded by the coding sequence ATGGAGGTTCCGATTATTTATCCGGACAGGAAACGGCTTGAGGTCGCTTATAGAAAGAGATTGCCTTGTCTGGAACAAGAGCGTGAAGGCCTTGAATTACAATTGAAAAACCTGCTTCAGACAGAAGAAATAAAAGCCACGGTAAAGGGCCGGATAAAGGCCTTCGACAGTTATTATGCAAAACTTCTTCGTAAACTCGCTTCGACGCCGGTGGAAAGCTTATCCGAGCAAGAGATTGATACGCTTATTCAGGACCTTGTCGGTGTTCGTATCTTAACACCTTTTCTTGAGTCTGTTACGGATATAGAGCGGCTTGTACGTGGCCGTTTTTCAGTCTTTGAAGTTGAACGTAAAGGAGAGGAACAGAGCTTTTGTGAGTTTGGCTATCGTTCTATCCATTTAAATATACGTCTTGATTCCGGACAGGTTTGTGAAATTCAGATACGAACGATCCTCCAGGATGCCTGGGCCGAGGTTGAGCATGAGCTGGTCTATAAAGGGAGCTTCAGTCCCTTCGATGAGCCGTTGAAACGTAAACTTGCAGCCCTCAATGCGACCCTGTCGCTTTCCGATATCATTTTCCAGGAGGTTCGCGATTATCAAAGAAAGCTAAACAGGGAACTCAGGCATCGAAGGGAAACCTTCGAACGCCAGGTCAAAACAGAACTTTCCGGAACTTCTCCTCTAACGATGATGGAGAATCTTCCTTCCCATGAAAATATCGACGATTTAGACCAGTTGCTTTTACACGCTTTGCAGGTTCACAATAGTGGAGATTACGGCGGGGCCGTGGCTCTCTATGGAAAGATCCTTGCCGGCCCCTTGTCTAAGGAGATCCGGGTTATAACCCTTATGCATCGCGGCATGGCCCGCTTCGCCGATGCCGACTACGCCGGGGCCGAAGAGGATTTTCTTGCGGCCCTCTCTTTGGAGGGACATAGGGGAAAAGCCCACTACTACCTTGGGATTTTATACCGGGTAACGGGTAGGCCCGGCCAAGCCCTTAAGGCATTTTCAACGGCTTTGGAGATAAATCCATACCACTTTGAATCGTTGCTGGGCTCGGCACGGGCTTTGTATGATCTTGGGGATACGGAAGAGGCTCTGAGTTGCTGCGATAACGCTTTAAGGCTTGTGCCTGATGACGAAGCTGCCCTCTTGTTGCGGCGGACTGTAGTCAGGAAACTTGGACTTTAA
- a CDS encoding alpha/beta hydrolase family protein: protein MKQLRLFSIIIMVLFILSCSTIPYSGMEVISETEGYNYFIRNKESNSLIIYINGSGYKSVLGLQDHNHKWTETTLSNPLSQHFRDSYNILIPEKLDFSPGEIYLDNPEVLSKSTVQALGLSYSGKIDSFLRKNNFDEIILIGASEGGALLPFIYKNLEYKNEIDKMVIWSGGGLSQLEEFQILRDSSVEMPDQYRELCGQVIEMADTISKDPEAIDRYYLGHPYIRWSSFFEYEPIELIKDIKIPILFIHGELDWSTPVESTRIIEDSNISDLFDFYYYPKMEHGPSSFSELKKVLKDIETWLIG from the coding sequence ATGAAGCAACTGAGGCTCTTTTCCATAATAATTATGGTTCTATTTATACTATCATGTTCTACAATTCCTTATTCAGGAATGGAGGTCATTTCAGAAACTGAAGGTTACAATTACTTTATTCGAAATAAAGAATCCAACTCTTTGATCATTTATATTAATGGAAGTGGATATAAATCGGTTTTAGGCTTACAAGATCATAATCATAAATGGACTGAAACCACCTTATCCAATCCTCTTTCTCAGCATTTCAGAGATAGTTATAATATCCTTATCCCTGAGAAATTGGATTTTTCTCCAGGAGAAATATATTTGGACAATCCTGAAGTATTGAGTAAGTCGACAGTCCAAGCTCTTGGGCTAAGTTATTCTGGAAAAATTGACAGCTTCTTACGTAAGAACAATTTTGATGAGATTATTTTGATTGGAGCCTCAGAAGGCGGAGCACTGTTACCATTCATTTATAAGAATCTGGAATATAAAAATGAAATTGACAAGATGGTGATTTGGAGTGGAGGAGGTCTTAGCCAGCTGGAAGAATTTCAAATTTTAAGAGATTCTTCTGTGGAAATGCCAGATCAATATCGTGAACTTTGCGGTCAAGTTATTGAGATGGCCGACACCATTAGTAAGGACCCCGAAGCTATCGATCGATATTACCTAGGACATCCATATATCCGCTGGAGTAGTTTTTTTGAGTATGAGCCCATTGAACTTATTAAAGACATAAAAATCCCTATCCTTTTCATTCATGGTGAACTGGATTGGTCGACACCAGTTGAATCAACACGAATAATTGAAGACTCAAACATTTCAGATTTATTTGATTTCTACTATTATCCCAAAATGGAACATGGTCCTTCATCATTTTCTGAATTAAAAAAAGTTCTTAAAGACATTGAAACATGGCTAATTGGTTGA
- a CDS encoding sensor histidine kinase has product MHEKKMGRERLFAIFLIGVSLLSHMGAGLFFGVQEQHVDYLRIHWHLSFYLLLAASALLSILINLKIDSGKKQVILLIDVLLFFLIGYPLGPHLDIEIILGINLITILVFSFSDLYGEKIALIIIVVTLMLQAPYSLWFTQVPAPSMENMIFAAFILVVFTLFLSILKRVMNRLHYEEIRSRKYNRALDELTNNSFDYQHISRQNAMELIQIEKQYITREVHDIISYAMTNQLMLVQAAMSIKDKNSPVVDELLEKAKNEINGGMSKTRAALGELRDQEFDQEDVNLLVEQLIAKFKNFSHIDVQFRKDEFFSRLPRSYNQTIFHIIQQCMTNTYLHSSADAIEILCEHEGRCVVVVVKDNGTNSRGFREGIGIKGMRERIEMFGGVLKISALSLGFTVRAEIPITED; this is encoded by the coding sequence ATGCATGAAAAAAAGATGGGGCGTGAAAGGCTATTTGCGATTTTTCTCATTGGTGTTTCTCTTTTATCGCATATGGGTGCCGGCCTTTTTTTCGGGGTCCAGGAGCAACATGTTGACTACCTGCGGATTCACTGGCACCTTTCCTTTTATCTCCTTCTTGCCGCTTCTGCCCTGCTTTCAATCCTTATCAATCTAAAAATCGATAGTGGGAAAAAACAGGTTATTCTTCTTATTGACGTCTTGCTTTTTTTTCTTATCGGATACCCTCTGGGGCCTCATCTCGATATCGAAATTATTCTTGGGATTAATCTCATTACCATCTTGGTTTTTTCCTTTTCAGATCTTTACGGAGAGAAGATCGCCCTGATCATCATTGTCGTTACCTTAATGCTTCAGGCTCCATACAGCCTCTGGTTTACACAGGTACCGGCCCCTTCGATGGAGAATATGATTTTCGCCGCCTTTATCCTCGTCGTCTTCACCCTGTTTTTGTCGATTTTGAAGCGTGTGATGAACCGTCTGCATTATGAGGAGATCCGCAGCAGAAAGTACAACAGGGCCCTCGACGAACTGACGAACAACTCTTTCGACTATCAGCATATCTCACGGCAGAACGCCATGGAACTGATTCAGATCGAAAAGCAATATATCACCAGGGAAGTTCATGATATCATCAGCTACGCAATGACAAATCAGCTCATGTTGGTGCAGGCGGCCATGAGCATCAAGGATAAGAATTCTCCTGTGGTCGACGAATTACTGGAGAAGGCCAAGAATGAGATCAACGGTGGAATGTCGAAGACCAGGGCTGCCTTGGGTGAACTTCGGGATCAGGAGTTTGATCAGGAAGATGTCAATCTCCTTGTCGAGCAACTGATTGCCAAGTTCAAGAATTTTTCGCATATCGATGTCCAGTTTAGGAAGGATGAGTTTTTTTCCCGCTTGCCCAGAAGTTATAATCAGACCATCTTTCATATCATTCAGCAGTGTATGACCAACACCTATCTTCACAGCAGTGCAGATGCAATAGAGATCCTTTGTGAACATGAGGGCAGATGTGTGGTTGTGGTGGTCAAGGACAATGGCACCAATAGCCGGGGCTTCCGTGAAGGGATCGGTATCAAGGGTATGCGGGAACGGATCGAGATGTTTGGCGGTGTGCTGAAAATTTCTGCCTTAAGCCTGGGCTTTACCGTACGTGCCGAGATTCCCATAACAGAGGATTGA
- a CDS encoding ABC transporter substrate-binding protein gives MKKRCLAFLLLLSLVTVGVFASGDQESADSGKEKVVLRMGSWRMDDVAQMEAVLAEFTKTHPGIEILFQPTNPPDYNATLRLQLESGTGPDIMYARSYATGIQLFEDGYLSDLTSLPGLDTTYSEGNRAPWMTKDGKNFAIPFTAVSHGVFYNKDIFKELGLSIPESWSDFLSVCKKIKAAGYIPVANSLGDEWDINEVVFMNLAPNFIGGREGRLAYDEGKTPFNDKKVVALFQAMASLAPYLPEGFEALTYNDSNALFATGQAAMYFDGSWTLGTFSDVDFDWGVFAPPAPDGQKVHYICFHPDAGMAINSSTKYPEEAKIFLEWLGSPEGAQVLAENLPMGMFPMSNIAVEIEDLHAKEFLSLNEGRQLDVRWAWPELLGGDPSGYNLMMEGSIGVVTGRITPKQAADNLQEGLAKWYPPAQKW, from the coding sequence ATGAAAAAACGATGTTTGGCTTTTCTGCTTTTATTGTCCCTTGTCACTGTCGGCGTTTTTGCTTCCGGTGATCAGGAGAGCGCCGATTCTGGCAAGGAAAAGGTTGTTCTGCGAATGGGGTCGTGGAGGATGGATGACGTCGCCCAGATGGAGGCTGTTTTGGCCGAATTTACCAAAACCCATCCGGGAATTGAGATTCTCTTTCAGCCGACCAATCCGCCGGACTACAATGCAACCTTGCGGCTGCAGCTGGAATCCGGTACGGGGCCGGATATCATGTATGCCCGTTCGTATGCCACCGGGATTCAGCTTTTCGAAGATGGTTATCTAAGCGATCTCACCTCGCTTCCCGGCCTTGATACAACCTACAGCGAAGGCAATCGGGCTCCCTGGATGACAAAGGACGGCAAGAATTTCGCCATTCCCTTCACCGCAGTATCCCATGGAGTTTTTTACAACAAAGATATTTTTAAGGAATTGGGTCTTTCGATTCCCGAAAGCTGGAGCGATTTTCTCTCCGTCTGCAAAAAGATCAAGGCGGCTGGCTATATCCCCGTTGCGAATTCCCTTGGTGACGAGTGGGATATCAACGAGGTTGTTTTTATGAATCTCGCCCCCAACTTTATCGGCGGAAGAGAAGGGCGTCTTGCATACGACGAGGGCAAAACCCCTTTCAACGACAAGAAAGTAGTTGCCCTTTTTCAGGCCATGGCTTCACTGGCCCCTTACCTGCCGGAAGGTTTTGAGGCTCTGACCTACAACGACAGCAATGCCCTCTTCGCCACCGGACAGGCCGCCATGTATTTCGATGGCTCCTGGACCCTCGGCACCTTCAGCGATGTGGATTTTGATTGGGGCGTTTTTGCTCCTCCGGCTCCCGATGGACAGAAAGTGCATTATATCTGTTTCCATCCCGATGCGGGCATGGCCATAAACAGCAGCACAAAGTACCCTGAAGAGGCTAAAATCTTCCTCGAATGGCTTGGCTCTCCCGAGGGTGCACAGGTTTTGGCAGAAAACCTTCCTATGGGGATGTTTCCGATGAGCAATATCGCCGTCGAGATCGAAGATCTTCATGCAAAAGAGTTCCTTTCCCTCAACGAGGGGCGTCAGCTCGATGTCAGATGGGCCTGGCCGGAACTGCTTGGCGGAGATCCCTCCGGCTATAACCTGATGATGGAAGGTTCGATCGGTGTCGTTACGGGACGAATCACTCCCAAGCAGGCTGCCGATAATCTCCAGGAAGGCTTGGCTAAATGGTATCCTCCTGCCCAGAAATGGTAA
- a CDS encoding response regulator transcription factor: MDKVSVLLVDDQLLFLESLKIVLENLSEEIEVCGLASSGLEAISLAATCRPDVILMDVSMPEMDGIEASARIKAERPDVNIIMLTTFEEKDKVQEAIKLGINGYLLKNLKPELLIQYILLSAEGGVFLSTEVADRLCRQGGDEKAEDEQAERCLDEDDSSYKFLTRREKEVLKYLAMDMTNMEIAEKIHVGYQTIRNYISVIYSKLNVSNRMEVIKKIQEL, from the coding sequence GTGGATAAGGTAAGCGTTTTGTTGGTTGACGATCAGCTCCTTTTTCTGGAAAGTCTTAAAATCGTTCTGGAGAACCTTTCTGAAGAGATCGAGGTGTGCGGCCTTGCTTCTTCCGGCCTCGAAGCGATCAGCTTGGCGGCAACGTGTCGACCCGATGTTATTTTGATGGATGTGAGCATGCCTGAGATGGACGGAATCGAAGCATCGGCGAGAATTAAGGCCGAGCGGCCCGATGTCAACATCATCATGCTGACCACCTTCGAGGAGAAGGATAAGGTCCAGGAAGCCATCAAGCTGGGGATAAACGGCTATCTGCTCAAGAATCTTAAACCCGAATTGCTTATCCAGTATATCCTGCTCTCGGCTGAGGGCGGTGTTTTCCTTTCGACCGAGGTGGCGGACCGCTTATGCCGCCAGGGTGGGGATGAAAAGGCCGAGGATGAGCAAGCGGAACGCTGCCTGGATGAAGATGATAGTTCCTACAAGTTCCTCACGAGGCGGGAAAAAGAGGTGCTGAAATACCTTGCCATGGATATGACAAACATGGAGATCGCCGAAAAAATCCATGTAGGCTATCAGACAATACGTAATTATATCAGCGTGATTTATTCTAAGCTGAACGTGTCGAATCGGATGGAAGTAATCAAGAAGATACAGGAGCTGTAA
- a CDS encoding radical SAM protein — protein sequence MKHNFSVVPEVLLKDPDMAKLLVSGFGRKKKAAIVDRRFHPETSNEMSLLTFRITPLCNLRCVMCNQRGEAGVLKGDYAIQEAKKLVPIERYKRLIDEVSPHKPLFYVWGGEPFIYPDIMEFGRYVVEKGNLLSVNTNGTFLKARAEQIVRDRWHALFVSLDGFEDINDTIRGSGSYKRVVEGFAEINKQKKLQGSNRPYMGIVTTISRLNYQYLDKLAEAARDFGIAWHIINLGTYTNSNIIGQHKRFVKEKLDTDIHCLEGFANGYNEGIDGERFAEVLKKVHSMKNGYPIITVPAIKPEKIGTYYSQLEQPVRDQCAIPWFQGNIDYNGDVYFCSDYPDYVLGNIMEEDSFYQIYNNERARKFRHVLKESEKGLMPGCVRCYQNMLFGKKIIGY from the coding sequence ATGAAACATAACTTCTCGGTTGTGCCGGAGGTACTGCTGAAAGATCCGGATATGGCAAAACTGCTTGTCAGCGGTTTCGGCAGGAAGAAAAAGGCTGCAATAGTCGACCGAAGATTTCATCCCGAAACCAGTAACGAGATGAGTCTCCTGACCTTTCGGATCACCCCTCTCTGTAATCTGCGTTGCGTTATGTGTAATCAACGTGGAGAAGCCGGTGTTTTGAAAGGTGATTACGCGATCCAAGAGGCAAAAAAGCTGGTCCCGATCGAGCGCTATAAGCGGCTTATCGATGAGGTATCCCCTCATAAGCCGCTTTTTTATGTCTGGGGTGGTGAGCCATTTATCTATCCGGATATCATGGAGTTCGGCAGGTATGTCGTTGAGAAAGGAAATCTTTTAAGCGTCAATACCAACGGAACCTTTCTGAAGGCACGAGCCGAGCAGATCGTCAGGGACAGGTGGCACGCACTTTTCGTCAGTCTCGACGGCTTTGAAGATATCAACGACACGATTCGTGGGTCCGGTTCCTACAAAAGGGTCGTTGAAGGTTTTGCAGAAATCAACAAGCAAAAAAAGTTACAAGGAAGCAATCGCCCCTACATGGGCATCGTCACCACCATCAGCCGGCTTAACTACCAATACCTCGACAAACTGGCCGAAGCGGCAAGGGATTTCGGGATCGCATGGCATATCATCAATCTCGGAACATACACAAATAGCAACATCATCGGACAGCATAAGCGTTTTGTGAAAGAGAAGCTTGATACCGATATCCATTGCCTGGAGGGCTTTGCCAACGGATACAACGAAGGGATCGATGGAGAGCGCTTTGCAGAGGTACTGAAGAAGGTCCATTCGATGAAAAATGGCTACCCCATCATCACGGTCCCTGCAATCAAGCCGGAAAAAATCGGCACCTACTATTCACAACTCGAGCAGCCGGTCAGGGACCAATGCGCCATTCCCTGGTTCCAGGGAAATATAGATTACAACGGCGATGTCTATTTCTGCAGCGACTATCCCGACTACGTCCTTGGAAATATCATGGAGGAAGATTCCTTTTATCAGATCTACAATAACGAACGGGCAAGAAAATTTCGCCATGTTTTGAAAGAAAGCGAAAAGGGGTTGATGCCCGGGTGTGTACGTTGCTACCAAAATATGCTTTTTGGAAAAAAGATTATAGGATACTAA
- a CDS encoding carbohydrate ABC transporter permease, giving the protein MKNTTKHRQLGSTGRGITYLVLSLWSLMVIFPVWTMVINSFKKRLDIYKDPFGFPSLWSFDSYLAVLKGHQFGRYFFNSILITVLSLMLILLLGSLASYAIARWNSKLSRWLYAFMIAGMMIPIRIGSIPLLRMINEMGLMNSLFSLLPIYVAMGIPVAVLVLTQFIRDIPIEMTEAALIDGAKPRQIYYKIVLKLIQPAMASVAIYNLVPIWNDLWFPLIFINKESQKTVILGVTTLFGQYQTDWSRILAVLTLASLPILLLYLAMSRQFVEGLTAGAVKG; this is encoded by the coding sequence ATGAAAAACACAACAAAACATAGACAACTGGGGAGCACCGGACGGGGAATTACCTATCTCGTGCTAAGTCTTTGGTCGTTGATGGTTATCTTTCCGGTCTGGACCATGGTAATCAACTCTTTTAAAAAACGGCTCGATATCTATAAAGACCCTTTTGGTTTCCCTTCCTTATGGAGTTTCGACAGCTACCTGGCAGTGTTGAAGGGGCACCAGTTCGGGCGCTATTTTTTCAACAGCATATTGATAACCGTTCTCTCACTGATGCTGATTCTGCTTCTCGGCAGTCTCGCCTCCTATGCCATCGCCCGCTGGAATTCCAAGCTGTCACGATGGTTATATGCCTTCATGATCGCCGGTATGATGATCCCGATTCGGATCGGCAGCATTCCCCTTTTGCGAATGATCAATGAAATGGGGCTTATGAACAGCCTTTTCAGTCTCTTGCCGATCTATGTGGCGATGGGTATTCCCGTTGCCGTTCTCGTTCTGACCCAGTTTATTCGCGATATCCCCATCGAGATGACCGAGGCCGCCCTCATTGACGGGGCCAAACCGCGACAGATATATTACAAGATCGTATTGAAGCTGATTCAGCCTGCCATGGCTTCGGTTGCCATCTACAACCTCGTTCCTATCTGGAACGACCTCTGGTTTCCGCTCATTTTCATCAACAAGGAGAGCCAGAAAACGGTCATTTTGGGGGTGACGACCCTTTTCGGCCAGTATCAGACCGATTGGTCGAGAATCCTCGCGGTTTTAACTCTTGCTTCTCTTCCCATTCTTCTCCTCTATCTTGCGATGTCCAGGCAGTTTGTGGAAGGCCTGACTGCAGGAGCAGTCAAGGGATAG